Proteins from one Longimicrobium sp. genomic window:
- a CDS encoding NAD(P)H-binding protein has product MTREVFVTGGTGYIGRRLVAELLARGHRVRALVRRGSEAKLPPGAEPVTGDALDHATFAGAVRPGDTFVQLVGTPHPSPRKAAEFRRVDLVSARESVAAARAGGAAHFVYVSVAHPASVMRAYQEVRIAGEAMVRDAGLSATFVRPWYVLGPGHRWAYALTPVYWLLERIPATRGQALRLGLATLDDMVAALVHAVENPPAGVRIVEVPEIRGSRRRLAAAPRPARNPPAGAAL; this is encoded by the coding sequence ATGACACGCGAAGTCTTCGTCACCGGCGGCACGGGGTACATCGGCCGGCGGCTCGTCGCGGAGCTGCTGGCGCGCGGCCACCGCGTCCGCGCGCTCGTCCGCCGCGGCAGCGAGGCCAAGCTGCCGCCGGGCGCCGAGCCGGTCACCGGCGACGCGCTGGACCACGCGACCTTCGCCGGCGCGGTGCGGCCGGGCGACACCTTCGTGCAGCTGGTCGGCACGCCGCATCCCAGTCCCCGCAAGGCGGCAGAGTTCCGCCGCGTGGACCTCGTCTCCGCGCGCGAGTCGGTCGCGGCGGCGCGGGCGGGGGGCGCGGCGCACTTCGTCTACGTGAGCGTCGCGCATCCGGCGTCGGTGATGCGCGCGTACCAGGAGGTGCGCATCGCGGGCGAGGCCATGGTGCGCGACGCGGGGCTCTCGGCGACGTTCGTCCGCCCCTGGTACGTGCTCGGCCCCGGCCACCGCTGGGCGTACGCGCTGACGCCGGTCTACTGGCTGCTGGAGCGCATTCCCGCCACGCGCGGGCAGGCGCTGCGGCTGGGGCTGGCGACGCTCGACGACATGGTGGCCGCGCTCGTGCACGCCGTGGAGAACCCGCCCGCCGGCGTTCGCATCGTCGAGGTGCCGGAGATCCGCGGCTCGCGCCGGCGCCTGGCCGCCGCGCCGCGCCCCGCGAGGAACCCGCCCGCCGGCGCGGCGCTATAA
- a CDS encoding protein-methionine-sulfoxide reductase heme-binding subunit MsrQ: MLKPAVWIGGLLPLALLAVAILTGTLEADPVKDITHRTGKAVLTLLLATLAVTPVRRLTGWNGMIAARRPLGLFAFFYAVLHFFIYLGDQAFAPAYIVEDVAEHPYVTAGFTAFCLLIPLALTSTKASIRRLGKRWVKLHRLVYAAALLGVVHFLWAVKKDVSEPLIYAAVLAVLFAVRVPVWLRRGKKTPRRASIPVRSDATAA, translated from the coding sequence GTGCTGAAGCCCGCCGTCTGGATCGGCGGGCTTCTGCCGCTGGCGCTGCTGGCGGTCGCCATCCTGACGGGGACGCTCGAGGCGGACCCGGTGAAGGACATCACCCACCGCACCGGGAAGGCGGTGCTGACGCTCCTTCTCGCCACCCTCGCCGTCACCCCGGTGCGGCGCCTGACGGGGTGGAACGGGATGATCGCGGCGCGGCGGCCGCTGGGGCTGTTCGCGTTCTTCTACGCGGTGCTGCACTTCTTCATCTACCTGGGCGACCAGGCGTTCGCGCCGGCGTACATCGTCGAGGACGTGGCGGAGCATCCCTACGTGACCGCCGGCTTCACCGCCTTCTGCCTCCTGATCCCCCTCGCGCTCACCTCGACGAAGGCCAGCATCCGCCGCCTGGGGAAGCGCTGGGTGAAGCTGCATCGCCTCGTCTACGCCGCCGCGCTCCTCGGCGTGGTCCACTTCCTCTGGGCGGTGAAGAAGGACGTGAGCGAGCCCCTGATCTACGCCGCCGTGCTCGCCGTCCTCTTCGCCGTCCGCGTCCCCGTCTGGCTCAGGAGGGGGAAGAAGACGCCGCGCCGCGCGTCCATCCCCGTGCGTTCCGACGCGACCGCCGCGTGA
- a CDS encoding DUF5615 family PIN-like protein — translation MNFVVDAQLPRRIAILLREHGHDAVHTLDLPEANRTTDAVIVELSLLENRIVITKDADFVDSHLLQRRPEKLLLVSTGNISNRELESILKLNIPVIVDALGTADFVEISRSGVLIHG, via the coding sequence ATGAACTTCGTCGTCGACGCCCAGCTTCCGCGTCGCATAGCCATCTTGCTGCGGGAGCACGGACATGACGCGGTCCACACGCTCGATCTCCCGGAAGCCAATCGAACGACCGACGCGGTCATCGTCGAACTGTCGCTTCTCGAGAACCGCATCGTGATCACGAAGGACGCGGATTTCGTCGACAGCCATCTTCTTCAACGCCGGCCCGAGAAGCTGCTTCTGGTTTCGACGGGTAACATCTCCAACCGCGAACTCGAGTCGATTCTCAAGCTCAACATCCCCGTGATCGTCGACGCGCTCGGAACCGCGGACTTCGTTGAGATCAGTCGTTCCGGAGTGCTGATTCACGGGTAG
- a CDS encoding glycosyltransferase family 39 protein yields MSTATPPTRSDPQTAARDLQPRDGEPASGRGARVLLWLTVLGVCAGAGLRIWLFLRNQSQYYDELMLSLNVAMRSYGELLQPLRPEQVAPPLFLWAQRLMVDLFGVNDLSLRIVPVLGGIAVPAAAALAGRRLGGWGAACLCAWATALNPNLLFYSLSGKPYGQEPLVAAGIVLLTAATLRDRRRWPALLLAGCVAALWCIPVPFILAGAGAALAVDWLRRPDRRRALAPLAAMAVAWAGTFAIVYLTSYRDPQTAAYLRRFWAPNFPANAASVHDAALLFVDGIARPAALQGPLAMVPIALYLALCALGAWDLLRRLGAAYVALLAVPVLGMYAAWAAGQYPLEVRLVLFALPLHLLLVALGVTRLGRALPRRAGAAAVVAACAVLAVLPLRNLAEYLRVPQFARFRQSIAYVAAHRAPGEPVYVSATAMVTWLFYTTDWRQPETERTRRIFAWMAATGPNSGNMPSRHAPVVHEGYDRVLGTPRGPELFGVATGSETFVGSRRTPADPGWGENETDRIRRAAGGSTAWVLLRNFDALDAALRRGGAVEVDRQDAGAGFTVLRVRFPRPRGDG; encoded by the coding sequence ATGAGCACCGCCACACCGCCGACCCGCTCCGATCCGCAGACCGCCGCGCGCGATCTCCAGCCCCGTGACGGCGAACCGGCGTCGGGGCGTGGAGCGCGGGTGCTGCTCTGGCTGACGGTGCTGGGGGTGTGCGCCGGCGCCGGGCTGCGGATCTGGCTCTTCCTGCGCAACCAGTCGCAGTACTACGACGAGCTGATGCTCTCGCTGAACGTGGCGATGCGGTCGTACGGCGAGCTGCTGCAGCCACTGCGGCCCGAGCAGGTGGCGCCGCCGCTGTTCCTGTGGGCGCAGCGGCTGATGGTGGACCTGTTCGGGGTGAACGACCTGTCGCTGCGGATCGTGCCGGTGCTGGGCGGCATCGCCGTGCCGGCCGCCGCGGCGCTGGCCGGGCGGCGGCTGGGCGGATGGGGCGCCGCGTGCCTGTGCGCCTGGGCCACGGCGCTCAATCCCAACCTGCTCTTCTACTCCCTCTCCGGAAAGCCGTACGGCCAGGAGCCGCTGGTCGCCGCCGGCATCGTCCTGCTGACGGCCGCCACGCTGCGCGACCGCCGGCGCTGGCCCGCGCTCCTGCTGGCCGGCTGCGTGGCCGCGCTCTGGTGCATCCCCGTGCCGTTCATCCTGGCGGGCGCGGGCGCCGCGCTGGCGGTGGACTGGCTGCGGCGCCCGGACCGGCGCCGCGCCCTCGCGCCGCTCGCGGCGATGGCCGTGGCGTGGGCCGGAACCTTCGCCATCGTCTACCTCACCTCGTACCGCGACCCGCAGACCGCCGCGTACCTGCGGCGCTTCTGGGCGCCCAATTTCCCCGCGAACGCGGCCAGCGTGCACGACGCCGCGCTGCTGTTCGTGGACGGCATCGCCCGGCCGGCGGCGCTGCAGGGGCCGCTGGCGATGGTGCCGATCGCCCTCTACCTGGCGCTCTGCGCGCTGGGCGCGTGGGACCTGCTCCGGCGCCTGGGCGCGGCGTACGTGGCACTGCTGGCGGTGCCGGTGCTGGGGATGTACGCCGCGTGGGCGGCGGGGCAGTATCCGCTGGAGGTGCGGCTGGTGCTGTTCGCGCTCCCGCTGCACCTGCTGCTGGTGGCGCTGGGCGTGACCCGGCTCGGCCGCGCGCTTCCGCGCCGCGCCGGCGCGGCGGCCGTCGTCGCGGCCTGCGCGGTGCTGGCCGTGCTGCCGCTGCGCAACCTAGCCGAGTACCTGCGGGTTCCGCAGTTCGCGCGCTTCCGCCAGTCCATCGCCTACGTCGCCGCGCACCGCGCCCCCGGCGAGCCCGTGTACGTCTCGGCCACGGCGATGGTGACGTGGCTCTTCTACACGACCGACTGGCGGCAGCCGGAGACGGAGCGCACCCGGCGGATCTTCGCGTGGATGGCGGCGACGGGGCCGAACTCGGGGAACATGCCGAGCCGGCATGCGCCGGTGGTGCACGAGGGATATGACCGCGTGCTCGGCACCCCTCGCGGGCCCGAGCTGTTCGGCGTGGCCACCGGCTCCGAGACCTTCGTGGGGAGCCGCCGCACGCCGGCCGATCCGGGGTGGGGCGAGAACGAGACCGACCGCATCCGCCGGGCGGCGGGCGGCTCGACCGCCTGGGTCCTGCTGCGGAACTTCGACGCGCTCGACGCCGCCCTCCGCCGCGGCGGCGCCGTGGAGGTCGACCGCCAGGACGCCGGCGCCGGCTTCACCGTGCTGCGCGTGCGCTTCCCCCGGCCGCGCGGCGACGGCTGA
- the msrP gene encoding protein-methionine-sulfoxide reductase catalytic subunit MsrP: protein MLIRRPDDIPSSEITPERDYLDRRRFIASAGALVAGIAAPSLLSACTAAEGAQGDPPNSWEQITSYNNFYEFGTGKEDPAAEAPGKLRVRPWTVTVDGLCARPGRYAVDDLAPARQTVHRTYRFRCVEAWSMVIPWDGVPLRDVLARAQPRPAARYVEFTTLLDPEQMPGQRRRVLEWPYVEGLRMDEAMHPLALLATGIYGRPLPAQNGAPLRLVVPWKYGFKSIKSIVRIRFTAEQPRTAWNLAAPDEYGFYANVNPAVDHPRWSQARERRIGDGWFKRRATLPFNGYADQVASLYRGMDLRRFF from the coding sequence ATGCTGATCCGCAGGCCCGACGACATCCCGTCGTCCGAGATCACGCCGGAGCGCGACTACCTCGACCGGCGCCGCTTCATCGCCTCGGCGGGGGCGCTGGTGGCGGGGATCGCGGCGCCGTCGCTCCTTTCCGCCTGCACCGCGGCCGAGGGCGCGCAGGGCGACCCGCCCAACAGCTGGGAGCAGATCACCTCGTACAACAACTTCTACGAGTTCGGCACGGGGAAGGAGGATCCCGCCGCCGAGGCGCCCGGCAAGCTGCGCGTGCGCCCGTGGACGGTCACCGTCGACGGCCTCTGCGCGCGCCCCGGCCGCTACGCCGTCGACGACCTGGCGCCCGCGCGGCAGACGGTCCACCGCACCTACCGCTTCCGCTGCGTCGAGGCGTGGTCGATGGTGATCCCGTGGGACGGCGTGCCGCTGCGCGACGTGCTCGCCCGCGCGCAGCCGCGGCCCGCGGCGCGGTACGTGGAATTCACCACGCTGCTCGATCCCGAGCAGATGCCCGGGCAGCGGCGGCGCGTGCTCGAGTGGCCGTACGTCGAGGGGCTGCGGATGGACGAGGCCATGCATCCCCTCGCCCTGCTGGCGACGGGGATCTACGGCCGGCCGCTCCCCGCGCAGAACGGCGCGCCGCTGCGGCTGGTCGTCCCCTGGAAGTACGGGTTCAAGTCGATCAAGTCCATCGTGCGCATCCGCTTTACCGCCGAGCAGCCGCGCACGGCGTGGAACCTGGCCGCGCCCGACGAATACGGCTTCTACGCCAACGTGAACCCCGCCGTCGACCACCCGCGCTGGAGCCAGGCGCGCGAGCGCCGCATCGGCGACGGCTGGTTCAAGCGCCGGGCGACGCTCCCCTTCAACGGCTACGCCGACCAGGTCGCCTCGCTCTACCGGGGGATGGACCTGCGGAGGTTCTTCTGA